The genomic segment GTTTTTCTGGAATAAGAATTTAGTACTACAGACTTTGGTGCTTGGCATGATGGCTCTaacaatatgttaaaaaaaccaatcatcTGTTTTTCTTTCCAGACAATGAGATCAAAGCATCTTGGGGCTCACGACAGTTAGCAAGACACCACACGCAGAGAACGCTGATGttcattttcatttctaaaTTGACACATCcattattaataaatctaaaaatgagTGGAAACATTATGGAAAGCTATAATCAAAGTAGGATTCTTGGAAGAGAGAAATAGCAAGGGGGGAGGTGGCAGGGGCCGAGGGGAATTAAACCAGATTGGCCTTCACTCTAGTACAACTGAGCCATGAAACCTATATGGGTGCATAAAATGGTGTAAAGGATGTCGCAGCTAAAAATAACTACATGCCAGGCCCAAAAGGCATACCTCTGTGATAAGCCTCAGCTGATGAACATAATCTTTCCCTGGAAATAAAGGTTCTCTGGTCATAATCTCACCAAGTATGCAACCAACAGACCAAATATCAATTGCGGCAGTGTACTCTGAACAATTAAGGAGCAACTCCGGTGCTCTGTACCAACGAGTAACCACATACTCAGTCATGAAATCTGTTTCAGACGTTGTCCTTGCCAACCCAAAGTCTCCAATTTTAAGGTCACAATTCGAGTTGAGAAGCAAATTGCTGGGCTTAAGATCACGATGCAGAACATTGGCTGAGTGTACATATTTCAATCCTCGTAATAGCTGATACAAGAAGTACTGCAAAAGGTTTCATTGAGAAACTATCAATCCCGCATGCAATGTCAAAGTCAATGTTATTTGAGCATGTCATAACATATTTATCCTAAAAttcaataagataaaaaaaattccagttTTTGACATAGGTACTGTTCCAGTACAAATTCAACATCTTGACAAATGACTCTTCAAATTTTAGTATTGTCACAGTAAAAGACTTTAGATGAAGACGGTGCTTTATTTTCTCTGAACTTCAGAAATCAAAAGTACTCTATATTTGCCTATAACATCTACATAAGCTGGAATTCTTATTAATTACTCTAGACTAAAGAGTATGTAACAATGTTTGTCAGTTCATTAGCTATTTTATCCTTCCATACACTAAGCAACAGGCAGAATCAAAAGAAACTCATTAACATACATTGGCTTAGTCAACGCAAGCACTCATTTATCTTTGTGCAAAGAAGCACCAGAAAGGGAAGTGGAAACCTAATTTATAAAGACTATAAGTTATGATGACTGCTTTAAGATTCTAAATTTGTAATTGTTCTCATTGAATTTCTTTGCAGCAAAGCCAAGCACTTCATACTGCAATAAGTTGAGGGATAGCATCCCcaagttttaataattattatggtACCATTTATTCCCTTTCTTGCTGCTGTGATCTTTATCAAAAGAAAgactaaaaattttataatttgaactATGTGATCAGAAAATCTAATGAAACAACAAGCAAGAACTTAGATAAGCTATCAAGTTTCACACTAAAACAGTTGCAAGATATAAAGCCAAAACATTGTTCTTGGTGCCAAACCTGACAGTGATCATCATTCAGGGATTGTTCGGAACGAATAATCTGATGAAGATCAGTGTCCATTAATTCATAAACAATGTAGACATCATTAAAGGCCTCCATTTTGGGTGGCCGTATTATGTCCCTCATAGCAATAACCTGCAGAAAGGAAAGAAGTGAAAATTGAGTAACAAAGGCATATGGAAGAGTGATGAATGTAGAACCACTAGTGAACACACTAATATAggtaaaagagaaagaagtgaTGAAGCATATGTGACCTACAAGTATCTGTGGATTTGACTGTGGGAGAAACGATCCTCGCAAAACAAGCAAGGAAACCACAAAACTTACAGGTAAATTACATGCTTACATTTTCATGATCCATGTGGCATAGGAGCTTAATCTCTCTCAGTGTTCTTTTGGCATCTATTCTGTTGTCAAATGCATTACCAATCTTCTTTATAGCAACTTCCTCATGTGTTTCCGAATTCACAGCAGCACTGAAAAGAGCATGTACATTAACAACCACTCTTCCCACCACTCAATAAACTAGTCTGATTTATGGACATGAAGAAAACTTTCCAACAAGCGGAGGAGGATCAAGAAGGTATATTTACCTTATGTTCCAACTAGGAAAAATATAGCACATACGGAAACAAAGCATTAAGGATATGAAAAATGCATATTGACCAACAAGTATAACTGGAACTGGCAACTCCTACATGGTATATAACGCGAAACTTACCCACAATTCATCATGATCCcagaaaaacaaactgaaactAACATCAGAAAATTGCAAGAGATACTCTCTAGACCATTTTATAAAGCACAAAATTATACATTGTGCTATTCAGAAGTCCCTCTGTGGGTACTATTTTCCTCTCCTTCCTCCATGGAAAGTCTTGATCTTTGTGGAAAACAGAAATACTAGCCTTAAAAATCAATAGCCTAGTAAACAAAATGAGGTTGATAACACGCCTGCAACAGCTGTGTGCATGAGATAGAAGACTACACAAATATTCAGCAAATTTACCCctaatttattatcaaattagGCAACAACATGCACAGATTGAATAAAAGAAAGCTTCTTTAGCCATAGAAATCACAACCAAAAGaacccattaaaaaaagaaaactaaaaacccTCCAAAACCCATTTCCTATACAAGCTAAaagaacaaatcaaaatatcaaatatacaataaaaaaaagaataaaaatcaaaaaacggAGAAATAGAAAAAGCTTACCAAACAATGCCATAAGCACCACGACCTATAGGTCTAACAGGAGGGACATACTTGCTAGAAACCTCAAACAAGTTACCATAAACATTATATTGAACATAACGACCTCCATGAGTTAAAAGTCCTTTAATTTCACTTCCATTGCGATGAACAGCTCCTCCTCCCTCTGATGTTGAACCAGAGCTGTTAGACTCTTTAGTAGTACTAATGGTAGCCATAAaacaagcttctttttttttgtgtttggctTCTTTTTTCCTGAGTGAATGGGGAAAAAATGGAAAGTTTGGTTGTCgcccaatttttttaaaaaaaaaacagagaacttTCTTTGTTTCTATGGAGGTTTGAATGTCCGTGAAATGaagcttcctttttcttttttaaccttCAAACACTTTCTTTGTatttcaaagaaagaaaggaaaacttttgatttgttaagACAGTAATTATATTGTGGTAAGTAATTagtgatattttaatattttaaaaaaattatttaaatatatatttaaaatattatatatatatatatataattagaagaagaaaaaattagatgatgatatttttatttttttatgaattatttattttatacctTTTTTATGCCTGTTTCTGAAAGTGAATTTCATAATATAACCAATAggatactatataaaaaaaaatgctagttGTCTCACAACCCACTTATTTATGTACTTCATTTCAAAACTACCTTAATGTATTTTCATTATCATGGTTATGTTTATTTATGGTAGTGCGGTGGTGTTGAACTGTTAAAGTATATTTGGTATTATGATAGCTTttatggttgtggtttaaaaataattattttataaaaaatacttttgattgAAGTtagtttggtatttatatatatttagttaaaattatggttaaaattgaggttgaataaaaaatagtttaatatatttgatttaaaatacttttcaaattgaagttataaaataactaatatatattgatggtttttaatttaaatattgttattacatcataaaataaattatattgtatataaaatattttttattattccattaaactatctacaattccatcacgtacgaAATCCAACCGACAATTACTATAGTTTCTTAAGAGTGCAACCACATTGTCGCGGAGGCGCGAGCGACGCGACATTGTCTGGCGATGGCGGAGGCTCTTGTCGTGCCTCCTGATGATGAGGTGTTATGTGTTGGAAAgggttttggatttaatcataaaattatgattaatgtttaggagtcgccacctagtattatggtcactatgaacctatggtctgcgagagtctgggtaagggactggttgtgcaaagggaagacgcatcactcccagtgcaccctacctaaggtaagttgcattgttgtttgattgttttttctaagtcgggttctattcgttggtctttttaaggttcaaggtagatctATCTTCATGaaagagtctctaccttatcgggttaaattctaaccgttctaaaatatgaattttaatatCGCATTTATTTaaaccttgtatctttaatacctgagggtgtactttatcgtgtaattttacaccccacaaatattaaagtctacatctgaatcctagaaaaaaagattggaaaaaggtttttgacattatggccaaaccctaatggatgatcctaaactggttatgatatctattttttttattttcaaaacatgaaaaagatgcaatcttttaatgaaaacatacttgtaaaaattttaggatttggccgtatgaaaacaaaatattttttttttgtttttttaaaagggaaattgatttaaaagtttttgagattttttttaaaaaaatgttttgattttttttgaaatatttcggagaaatccgggtattttaataccggatttgtattttacagtgtaaatatacaacccaatattatgaaaaattggtataaaaatattttaaaaaaatcacaattttttttgaaatgatttttgaaatttttttggatttttttcattttttaaaaagaaatatataatataatattatatattaattaattaaatattattaaaaacatgtgGGTCGGGTCGGCCCAGATAACTGGGCCAAGCATAAACCCAGAAACAGTCGGCCAATCTCGACCCAGAATATTTTTTGGGGTCGGGCGGGGCCAATAACTGGCCCGGCCCAGATGcaatattaattatttgcaGAACGTGAACAGTGgttcacgttctgcatgcaaccaAAATAGCTGCAGAAAATGGAGGTTGGCGGAGGAGTGGCTCACTCAAAGTAGGAGTCTCGCCCGTGATCAAGAGGCTTGGCTAGTGGTTCTAGCGGCGTTTCTTCGAAGAATGGTTGCCGGAGTCGTTCACAGGGAGAAGAGGAAAACTTCTACAGAAGTGAGAGAAGAGGAAGACTTCTACAGAAgtgagagagaggaagaaacgGTGGATGTTTCAAGCGTGGAGGTGCCCGGCTTGTGGTTGGGATAGCTACCTGTGGTGGAGCTGGTGGTGGAGAAGCTGTTTGGTGGTTGGaacggtggagagagagagggagagaaaaactGCAAAAACGGGGGCAGAGGGGCTGGTTTTTGGCTGATTTTGGACCCGTTTTTTTCCTCCTTCCGAACATGAAtggaagagggtaatcttgtcttcacaAGGAAAAAATTTGCAGCCGTTGATTTGACTCGAAGAATCTAAGCCGTCGATTCAAAGTGTGCATCTTGAACTTTCAAATTTGACAGTCCAAGGCTGCTCGAGTTGGCTACTTTAGGTTAGTCATCGGAGCAGTTTTGATGTTTATAGGTCTGATCGAACAATGCTCGGTGATAGAGGGGTTTCAGGTGGCCATTTTGGTGCATGAGTTATCAATTTTAGGGCACAAACGAGGCATTAAATGCACTTGCAAAACTGCTACCTTGACAGCTTCACAgggaagatgatgaacagtgaccaggcgacgcgtcgcctggtctcttcttcttctttttttaagtaaaaaacggcgctgttttggtttaaaattagggatttttgctgattttcaatttagtccttcagcTTTCAATAGtatccctaattgaccctaaacctttgatttaatgcaatttggTCCCGGCGTAACTTCAACTTCAGCTCTAGATTTACACACCTTTTGCaatatggtccttggtctcggattgatgcaatttcatccctaattgaccattaaagttttaatttcttcaatttgacccccgGATTTTGTCAATTAAACCCCTATAGTTTGGCGCCTTTTGCATATTGGTCCTTGGTTGcgaattttgtcaatttaacccctaattgaccccaaaacttcaattatcttgcaatttggcccctaatttcaatcaattaacttggtaaaaattaaatttggtctcttaaaattccaatcttctcaattaagcccaaattaggcttccaaacttaatttttcaccaattaagccccaaataaaattaatttgacccatttaaagtataattaagtccttgcacttaattaaatccttcaattggacccaaattaattcttaaacataattaaaatttaatttggcccatgattaaatcaaattgacctattaaaaatttaattatgtcattggatttaatttttatacaaattcatccaataatcatttaatttaaccttgaat from the Populus nigra chromosome 1, ddPopNigr1.1, whole genome shotgun sequence genome contains:
- the LOC133678020 gene encoding mitogen-activated protein kinase homolog MMK2-like encodes the protein MATISTTKESNSSGSTSEGGGAVHRNGSEIKGLLTHGGRYVQYNVYGNLFEVSSKYVPPVRPIGRGAYGIVCAAVNSETHEEVAIKKIGNAFDNRIDAKRTLREIKLLCHMDHENVIAMRDIIRPPKMEAFNDVYIVYELMDTDLHQIIRSEQSLNDDHCQYFLYQLLRGLKYVHSANVLHRDLKPSNLLLNSNCDLKIGDFGLARTTSETDFMTEYVVTRWYRAPELLLNCSEYTAAIDIWSVGCILGEIMTREPLFPGKDYVHQLRLITELIGSPDDASLGFLRSNNARRYVRQLPQYKKKIFSATFPNMSPGAIDLLEKMLVFDPSNRITVDEALCHQYLSSLHDINDEPVCPRPFHFDFEQPSCTEEHIKELIWRESMKFNPDPSC